The proteins below come from a single Podarcis muralis chromosome 8, rPodMur119.hap1.1, whole genome shotgun sequence genomic window:
- the TBC1D7 gene encoding TBC1 domain family member 7, with product MAEDPQRNFRSVYYEKVGFRGVEEKKSLEILLKDDRLDIEKLCTFSQRFPLPSMYRILVWKVLLGILPPHHESHGFVMRCRKEQYKDVHHALRVIRFIKDSTPQVEVFLRIYQLESGKLPRNPSLSSEAEDEVFLAIAKAMEEMVEDHIDCYWLISSFVNQLNNKYKDSIPQLPKLLEQYLSLEDSGLLTHLKLCSAMDHLPYNLWFRKCFAGCLPESSLQRVWDKVISGSCKILVFVAVEILLTFKMKLMALNSAGKIQQFLENIPQDNTDAIVSKAIELWHKHCGTPAHSV from the exons ATGGCTGAGGATCCTCAGAGAAATTTCCGATCAGTGTATTACGAAAAAGTAGGATTTCGTGGTGTTGAAGAAAAGAAATCACTGGAAATTCTTCTGAAAGATGATCGGCTTG ATATTGAGAAGCTCTGCACATTCAGTCAGAGGTTTCCTCTCCCATCCATGTATCGGATCCTTGTGTGGAAGGTGCTTCTAG GAATTCTTCCTCCTCACCATGAATCTCACGGGTTTGTGATGCGATGCCGAAAGGAGCAGTATAAGGACGTGCACCATGCGCTCCGAGTAATTCGCTTTATCAAGGATTCTACCCCACAGGTTGAAGTTTTCCTCCGAATATACCAGCTGGAGTCGGGAAAGCTTCCTCGGAATCCATCTCTCTCTTCG GAAGCTGAGGACGAGGTATTCCTTGCCATTGCTAAAGCTATGGAAGAAATGGTAGAAGATCACATTGATTGTTATTGGCTCATCAGTAGCTTTGTGAACCAGTTGAACAATAAGTACAAGGATTCAATACCACAGCTG CCAAAACTTTTGGAACAGTACCTGAGCCTTGAGGACAGCGGACTCTTAACGCATCTGAAGTTGTGTTCAGCAATGGACCATCTTCCTTACAATCTTTGGTTTAGAAAGTGTTTTGCGGGTTGTCTACCTGAATCCAGCTTACAAAG GGTTTGGGACAAAGTTATTAGTGGCTCCTGCAAAATTCTGGTCTTCGTTGCTGTTGAGATTTTATTAACCTTTAAAATGAAGTTGATGGCCTTGAATAGCGCAGGAAAGATTCAACAGTTTTTGGAAAAC ATACCTCAAGATAACACGGATGCAATAGTGAGCAAAGCGATTGAGCTGTGGCACAAACATTGTGGGACCCCTGCACATTCAGTCTGA